Genomic segment of Pseudomonas sp. DY-1:
ACATCTCGCAAAGGCTGATGCCTTCCTGATCGTCACCTCGGAGCAGAGCAATGGTTACCCCGCCGAGCTGAAAGCGTTCATCGACCAGGTTTCGGTTCGTTGGCACGCAAGACCGGTGGCGTTCATCGGTTACGGCGAAGAGTCGGGTGGAATGCGCGCGATCGATCAGCTCCGCCAGGTTCTGGCCGGGCAGCACGCGGTCCCCATCTGCAATTTCGTGTCCTTTCCCAACCCCCGGGCGCTGATCGATGAGTCCGGGGTAATGCGTCAGCCCGATCAAACCAGGCTTCCAATGGCTCGGATGTTGGTGCAACTGAACTGGTGGGCAAGAGCCCTAAAGGCTGCGCGGGAACAGGTGTCCTATGAACTGGTGAGCTAAGCGTCAACGCATCGGAGTCGAAGCAGAAATGGGCAAATACTCCGGAGGAATCGACTAACGGGCTCTTGTTGCCCGTCCTTAACCTTATTTCCAGGCCCGCTAGCTGGGCGAACAGAAGAGGAAACCGACCATGTTGAACATCGAAGGAAAAGTCATCGCAATCACCGGCGCAAGCAGCGGTATCGGTGAGGCGACCGCGCGACTGCTGGCCAGCCATGGCGCGAAAGTGGTGCTCGGCGCTCGGCGTACCGACCGCCTAGAAATGATTGCTGGCGATATCTGCGCCGCCGGCGGCAGCGCGAAGTTCCGCGCTCTGGACGTCACAGACCGCAAGGACGTCCAGGACTTCATCGACTTTGCCGTTGCCCAGTTCGGTCAGGTCGATGTGCTGGTCAACAACGCTGGTGTAATGCCGCTTTCCAAGCTTGAGGC
This window contains:
- a CDS encoding NAD(P)H-dependent oxidoreductase is translated as MNSKIKLILIYGGKDEEGLCPALVKWASEVIAQRAEFEFCVIELDDLVISPDTAEHVQRHESLRHLAKADAFLIVTSEQSNGYPAELKAFIDQVSVRWHARPVAFIGYGEESGGMRAIDQLRQVLAGQHAVPICNFVSFPNPRALIDESGVMRQPDQTRLPMARMLVQLNWWARALKAAREQVSYELVS